One Methylocaldum marinum DNA window includes the following coding sequences:
- the tssA gene encoding type VI secretion system protein TssA yields the protein MGEINIEAFLTEVSSDAPCGEDLQYDSAFIELEQKIKGTPEQQIGDRIEPAQPPNWKEVRQDAVELLRRTRDLQVILYLIQALLQTEGYSGLRDGLVVLEGVVRKFWPQLYPLLDPEDDNDPTHRVNILLGLCDFETILRPVALMPLVESRALGSFSLRDVQIATGKLPAPSDESTVHELAAVKAAFMDADTATLESTRLAIAASLASLKSIESFVTDQVGVGDAPNFAPLRNVLKEVQQVFGEYMESGSSGDEQPETEAESVPAPDSVVKTAAVRPGEISNRQDVIKTLELICDYYARCEPSSPIPLLLTRAKRLVLMDFIEIIKDLAPDGLSQVELIKGREPSEDSQY from the coding sequence ATGGGGGAGATAAATATAGAAGCCTTCTTGACGGAAGTTTCGTCGGATGCGCCTTGCGGCGAGGACCTTCAGTACGATAGCGCCTTCATCGAACTGGAGCAAAAGATCAAAGGTACGCCGGAACAGCAAATCGGCGACAGGATCGAGCCGGCACAGCCGCCGAATTGGAAAGAAGTGCGCCAGGATGCCGTCGAATTGCTGCGGCGTACTCGCGATCTTCAGGTCATCCTATATCTCATCCAGGCCCTGCTTCAAACCGAGGGGTATTCTGGACTGCGCGACGGCCTGGTCGTTCTGGAAGGCGTCGTCCGTAAATTCTGGCCTCAGCTTTATCCTCTGCTCGACCCGGAAGACGATAACGACCCGACGCATCGCGTCAATATCCTCCTGGGATTGTGCGACTTCGAGACGATTTTGCGGCCGGTGGCCCTCATGCCTCTGGTCGAGTCGCGTGCCCTCGGTAGCTTCAGCCTGAGGGACGTGCAAATCGCTACCGGCAAGTTGCCCGCGCCTAGCGACGAAAGTACCGTACACGAGCTTGCCGCCGTCAAGGCAGCGTTCATGGATGCCGACACGGCAACGCTGGAATCCACCCGACTGGCAATTGCCGCAAGCTTGGCTAGTCTCAAGTCTATAGAAAGCTTTGTTACCGATCAGGTGGGTGTCGGTGATGCGCCCAACTTTGCTCCGTTGAGAAACGTACTCAAGGAAGTACAGCAGGTGTTCGGTGAGTACATGGAGAGCGGCAGTTCCGGCGATGAGCAGCCGGAAACCGAAGCTGAATCGGTTCCGGCACCGGATTCGGTCGTCAAGACCGCTGCGGTTCGGCCCGGGGAGATCAGCAACCGCCAGGACGTGATCAAGACCCTGGAGTTAATCTGCGATTATTACGCCAGATGCGAACCTTCCAGCCCGATTCCCTTGTTGCTCACGCGCGCCAAGCGTCTGGTCCTTATGGACTTCATCGAGATCATCAAGGATCTGGCTCCGGACGGGCTTTCCCAGGTCGAGCTCATCAAGGGCCGAGAGCCGTCCGAAGACAGCCAATATTAG
- the tssM gene encoding type VI secretion system membrane subunit TssM, whose amino-acid sequence MKAVINFFKKKWVIQAIGMIALCALIWFIGPLIAIAGSAPLESELARGLTMAAAVVIWVIWRLVAEIRAGRRDQQLVKDLAEPREETEAKSAEAAAVDENIELLTENFSKALKLLRETRGAKQHLYELPWYVIIGPPGSGKTTALLNSGLKFPLADRLGSKPIRGVSGTRNCEWLFTEEAVLIDTAGRYTTQESYQAVDAAEWAGFLKLLKEHRPRRPINGVLVTLSLSDLLQHTEEERALHARAVRQRVQELYSALGIRFPIYVLFTKCDLVAGFNDFFADLTQEERAQVWGETFPEDGSGQPVDVLARFAAGYDELLQRLSRRMHSRIQDERDVQRRSLILDFPQQMALLKPPMERFLEDAFGANRFETRPLLRGVYLTSGTQEGTPIDRVMGLLAATFRISRQTVPIFSGRGRSFFLTRLLKEVIFPEAELAGLDPRVERKRRLIQAGTYASVLVLALACIVLWMVSFQRNTSAIEQVEQEIERYRAASVDASDWQSSLRTLIPKLDPLLSVSDIYENTGGMAHFGLYQGEKIRVAANHAYEHWLRDYFLPVNLQRLAQRMTGPEASNPDILYELLRVYLMLGQPEHMDARIAGPWIRSDWESHFGTEPDLLARLSLHLDNLFKLRLDPQPLDEVLVSGVRAKLSQVPQTIQLYARFKNESQLDRTHDFKLGQVLGPDGGRVFVAADGRDVGTLAVPGLFTAYGYSELFLKKSLEFVKEAVNENWVLGKQATLDLPEIQRLHGDFQKLYLTDYQKTWSKLLSSIKLRRPRDINQTIEWLEILSRPANPVRPLLEGVEKNTSLTKIASLTAQLLNKVPAVAEASVDDRTRKLLDAARQAETGGDPEIDPVQTVEAAFEDLNYLVRSSADRPAPLDSTLKTVASLRDYMLQIGSAALSGEQALRSASGRVGGEGGDVLLQAKSEFGRLPEPLKSWFLSFLTVGWRQTLAGAKGELNSMLKTGVGSPCRAAFSGRYPFVRSSSKDATLMDFAKFFAPNGVLDQFFQTNLKTFVDVNRPVWTEVGMDNQSLGLSPTTIRQFQHASAIRSAFFSAGGQMPTVSFTLKPISLDQNVATFRFNLDGQEVVYRHGPEQVSRLQWPGPSGGPGVRVVFEAVDGRQVSRSKEGSWALFRLLDEALVEKTDLPERFRVTFQVDGYRARYELRAGSVTNPFGLAALKSFSCPDAL is encoded by the coding sequence GTGAAAGCCGTAATCAATTTCTTCAAGAAAAAATGGGTTATTCAGGCGATCGGGATGATCGCTCTCTGCGCTCTGATCTGGTTCATAGGTCCCCTGATCGCGATTGCGGGTTCCGCGCCCCTGGAGTCCGAATTGGCGCGCGGCTTGACTATGGCGGCGGCAGTCGTGATCTGGGTGATCTGGCGCCTGGTGGCGGAAATCCGGGCAGGACGCAGGGACCAGCAGCTGGTAAAGGATCTTGCCGAGCCGAGGGAAGAAACGGAGGCGAAATCCGCCGAAGCGGCGGCGGTCGACGAGAATATCGAACTGCTGACCGAGAACTTCTCCAAGGCTCTGAAGCTGCTCCGGGAGACGCGCGGTGCCAAGCAGCACCTGTACGAACTGCCTTGGTATGTCATTATCGGACCTCCCGGATCGGGCAAGACCACCGCTTTATTGAATTCAGGACTCAAATTTCCGCTGGCCGACCGGTTGGGTTCAAAGCCCATCCGCGGCGTCAGCGGGACACGGAATTGCGAGTGGCTGTTCACCGAAGAGGCCGTGCTGATAGACACCGCAGGACGCTACACCACCCAGGAAAGTTATCAGGCCGTCGATGCGGCGGAATGGGCCGGATTTCTCAAGCTGTTGAAGGAACATCGTCCGCGCCGCCCGATCAACGGCGTGCTGGTAACCTTGAGTCTGTCGGATTTGCTGCAACACACGGAGGAAGAGCGCGCGCTGCATGCTCGCGCCGTACGCCAGCGGGTCCAGGAACTGTATTCGGCGCTAGGGATTCGTTTCCCCATCTACGTGCTGTTCACGAAATGCGATTTAGTGGCGGGATTCAACGACTTCTTCGCCGATCTCACCCAGGAGGAACGTGCCCAGGTATGGGGCGAGACCTTCCCCGAAGACGGCTCCGGCCAGCCGGTGGACGTACTGGCGCGATTCGCCGCCGGCTACGACGAACTGCTTCAGCGCTTGAGCCGGCGTATGCACAGCCGCATCCAGGATGAGCGGGATGTACAGCGGCGTAGTTTGATTCTCGATTTTCCGCAACAAATGGCACTTCTGAAACCGCCAATGGAGCGTTTTCTGGAAGACGCATTCGGGGCGAACCGGTTTGAAACCCGGCCGTTGCTGCGAGGCGTTTATCTAACCAGCGGCACCCAGGAAGGAACCCCCATCGATAGGGTCATGGGCTTACTGGCCGCCACCTTCCGGATCAGCCGCCAGACGGTGCCGATCTTCAGCGGCAGAGGCAGAAGTTTCTTTCTGACTCGACTGCTGAAAGAAGTCATCTTCCCCGAAGCCGAACTGGCGGGCCTCGATCCGCGCGTCGAGCGGAAAAGGCGTCTGATTCAGGCCGGGACATACGCATCCGTGCTGGTTTTGGCGCTGGCGTGCATAGTTCTGTGGATGGTAAGTTTTCAGCGAAATACCTCGGCAATCGAACAGGTAGAACAGGAGATCGAACGCTACCGCGCCGCCAGTGTCGATGCGAGCGACTGGCAATCCAGTCTCCGTACTTTGATTCCCAAGCTTGATCCGCTATTGTCGGTCTCTGACATCTACGAAAATACCGGTGGAATGGCGCATTTCGGCCTTTATCAAGGCGAAAAAATCCGAGTCGCCGCGAATCATGCCTACGAGCACTGGCTCCGTGATTATTTCCTCCCGGTGAATCTTCAGCGTCTGGCTCAGCGCATGACCGGCCCGGAGGCGTCCAATCCGGACATTCTGTACGAGCTTCTGCGCGTTTACCTCATGCTCGGTCAGCCCGAACATATGGACGCCAGGATCGCGGGGCCGTGGATCCGGAGCGATTGGGAAAGCCACTTCGGAACCGAGCCGGATTTGCTGGCCCGATTGAGTCTGCATCTGGATAATCTTTTCAAGTTGCGACTCGACCCACAGCCTTTGGATGAAGTCCTGGTCTCCGGCGTCCGGGCAAAGCTATCCCAAGTACCGCAGACGATACAGCTGTATGCCCGATTCAAGAATGAATCGCAGCTGGATCGTACGCATGATTTCAAACTCGGGCAGGTGCTCGGACCCGACGGCGGGCGGGTGTTCGTGGCGGCCGACGGACGAGACGTCGGAACTCTGGCGGTACCGGGTCTATTCACGGCTTACGGTTATTCCGAGTTGTTTCTAAAGAAGAGCTTGGAATTCGTCAAGGAGGCGGTGAACGAGAATTGGGTGCTGGGCAAACAGGCGACCCTGGATTTGCCCGAAATTCAGCGCTTGCACGGGGATTTCCAAAAGCTCTACCTGACCGATTACCAGAAGACATGGAGCAAGCTTCTGAGCAGCATAAAGCTGAGGCGCCCCAGGGACATCAATCAAACCATCGAGTGGTTGGAAATCCTGTCCCGTCCGGCCAATCCGGTGCGCCCCCTGCTGGAAGGCGTCGAAAAAAACACCTCGTTGACCAAGATCGCTTCGCTTACCGCGCAGCTTCTCAATAAAGTGCCGGCTGTCGCCGAGGCGAGTGTAGACGATCGTACGCGAAAACTGTTGGATGCCGCGCGCCAGGCGGAGACCGGCGGTGATCCCGAGATCGATCCGGTTCAAACCGTAGAGGCGGCGTTCGAAGATCTCAACTATCTGGTGCGGAGCAGTGCGGATCGACCTGCTCCCCTGGATTCGACCCTGAAAACCGTAGCCTCCCTGCGCGATTATATGTTACAAATCGGCAGCGCAGCGCTCAGCGGCGAACAAGCGCTGAGAAGCGCATCAGGACGGGTAGGGGGTGAAGGCGGAGATGTGCTCCTCCAGGCAAAATCCGAGTTCGGGCGTTTGCCGGAACCCTTGAAAAGCTGGTTTCTGTCGTTTCTGACCGTAGGCTGGAGGCAAACCTTGGCGGGAGCGAAAGGTGAGCTGAATAGCATGCTCAAAACTGGAGTCGGCTCACCGTGCAGGGCTGCTTTCAGCGGTCGCTACCCATTCGTGAGAAGCAGTTCCAAGGATGCGACGCTTATGGACTTTGCCAAGTTTTTCGCTCCGAACGGCGTGCTGGATCAGTTTTTTCAAACCAATTTGAAAACATTCGTGGACGTAAACCGCCCGGTGTGGACGGAAGTCGGTATGGATAACCAATCCTTGGGTCTTTCCCCGACAACCATTCGGCAATTCCAGCACGCTTCTGCCATTCGTTCGGCGTTTTTTTCAGCGGGAGGTCAGATGCCTACCGTTTCTTTCACCTTAAAACCAATTTCTTTGGATCAAAACGTGGCGACGTTTCGCTTCAACCTTGATGGACAGGAGGTCGTTTATCGGCACGGCCCGGAACAAGTCTCACGCCTTCAGTGGCCAGGCCCTTCCGGTGGGCCCGGGGTTCGAGTGGTGTTCGAGGCCGTGGACGGAAGGCAGGTCAGCCGCTCCAAGGAGGGCAGCTGGGCTCTTTTTCGACTGCTGGATGAAGCCCTGGTTGAAAAGACCGATCTTCCCGAGCGGTTCCGGGTCACTTTTCAAGTGGACGGATACCGCGCACGCTATGAGTTACGGGCTGGCAGTGTGACGAATCCGTTCGGTCTCGCGGCCTTGAAGTCCTTCAGTTGCCCGGATGCGCTATGA
- the tssB gene encoding type VI secretion system contractile sheath small subunit: MAESSQKFIARNRAPRVQIEYDVEVYGAEKKVQLPFVMGVMSDLSGKPSDPLPPVAERKLLEIDVDNFNERLKAMKPRVAFQVPNTLTGEGNLSVDITFESMDDFSPAAVARKVDGLNKLLEARNQLSNLITYMDGKTGAEELIVKIINDPTLLQALASAPKPAGEDGSDSSNNEG; the protein is encoded by the coding sequence GTGGCAGAAAGTAGCCAGAAATTCATCGCTCGAAACCGTGCACCTCGAGTGCAGATCGAGTACGACGTGGAAGTTTACGGTGCGGAGAAAAAGGTCCAGCTTCCCTTTGTGATGGGCGTCATGTCCGATCTCTCCGGCAAACCTTCGGACCCGTTACCGCCTGTTGCGGAGCGGAAGTTGCTGGAAATCGATGTCGACAACTTCAACGAGCGGCTCAAGGCGATGAAGCCGCGGGTGGCATTTCAGGTGCCCAACACCTTGACCGGCGAAGGCAATCTCAGCGTCGATATTACCTTCGAAAGCATGGACGATTTCTCGCCCGCTGCAGTAGCCAGGAAAGTGGACGGCTTGAACAAGCTCCTCGAGGCACGCAACCAGCTTTCCAATCTGATCACCTACATGGATGGCAAGACCGGGGCCGAGGAGCTAATCGTCAAGATCATCAATGATCCGACATTGTTGCAGGCTCTTGCCTCGGCGCCGAAACCGGCCGGCGAGGACGGTTCAGATTCTTCGAACAACGAGGGATAA
- the tagF gene encoding type VI secretion system-associated protein TagF, whose amino-acid sequence MMNRPAQTGFYGKLPALGDFVSRRLPRHFIDNWDQWLQSAMAASREQLGIAWLDVYLTSPIWRFGLGAGVCGPSAWAGVLMPSVDKVGRYYPLTLAAPVSEPQCLPFLFHPGCNWFDTLETLALSGLENDFDLAEFDRELENRFLPDFVEEGYDISASARSSGSGKFALHFEMENLRQSSDAFMGLSGCLLDRFLPAYSLWSTSGSEHIETSFLVCEGLPPIDAFVALMTGSWEQRGWVISTRRLPGLSLRNSGDPAKSSEMGRSPMPQNPSAAPQRLVSHGISVVGKRRKLNEDAFIERADIGLWAVADGMGGHQAGEVASRAIVDALAAQPAASDLEEFAKSVASTLQRVNSELWELGRQSASGQIIGSTVVVLLAVGHRCACLWAGDSRLYRHRAGRTEQLTHDHSPIGELSGFEILADEKRTEREHCNIITRAVGADSELELDMIKFDISEGDTFLLCSDGLDKEAGRIEIEEILQTGDSRERAESLIALAMDRGARDNVTVIVVQAP is encoded by the coding sequence ATGATGAATCGACCCGCTCAAACCGGTTTTTACGGTAAATTGCCGGCTCTCGGGGATTTTGTTTCCCGGCGTTTACCCAGACATTTCATTGACAACTGGGACCAGTGGTTGCAGAGTGCCATGGCCGCCAGCCGCGAACAATTGGGAATCGCTTGGCTGGACGTATACCTGACCAGCCCGATTTGGCGCTTTGGTCTCGGTGCCGGCGTTTGCGGACCTAGCGCATGGGCCGGAGTCCTCATGCCCAGCGTGGACAAGGTGGGACGGTATTATCCGCTGACACTCGCAGCGCCCGTGTCCGAACCCCAGTGCTTGCCTTTTCTGTTCCACCCGGGCTGCAACTGGTTCGATACCTTGGAAACTTTGGCCTTGTCGGGACTCGAAAACGATTTCGACCTGGCTGAATTCGACCGCGAACTGGAAAACCGGTTTCTGCCGGATTTCGTAGAAGAAGGCTACGATATTTCCGCATCGGCCCGAAGTTCGGGTTCCGGTAAATTCGCACTTCATTTCGAGATGGAAAATCTGCGACAGTCGTCCGACGCCTTCATGGGGCTTAGCGGGTGTCTGCTCGACCGGTTTCTTCCGGCCTACAGCCTCTGGAGTACTTCGGGTTCCGAGCATATTGAGACCTCCTTCCTGGTCTGCGAAGGTTTGCCGCCGATCGATGCGTTCGTCGCCCTGATGACGGGCAGCTGGGAACAGCGCGGCTGGGTAATTAGTACCCGGCGCTTACCGGGCCTGTCGCTCCGAAATTCGGGCGATCCCGCCAAATCAAGCGAAATGGGCCGATCCCCGATGCCGCAAAATCCTTCCGCTGCCCCTCAGCGTCTGGTTTCGCATGGCATCAGCGTGGTCGGCAAACGGCGGAAGCTCAACGAGGATGCTTTTATCGAACGTGCGGACATCGGCTTATGGGCAGTGGCCGACGGCATGGGCGGGCATCAAGCGGGCGAAGTCGCGAGCCGTGCAATCGTTGACGCTTTGGCTGCTCAACCCGCTGCCTCCGATTTGGAGGAGTTCGCGAAAAGCGTCGCGTCGACGCTGCAACGCGTAAACAGCGAACTGTGGGAGTTGGGCCGCCAGAGTGCCAGCGGTCAGATCATCGGCAGTACTGTTGTCGTGCTGTTGGCGGTAGGTCATCGATGCGCCTGTCTATGGGCGGGTGACAGCCGCCTTTACCGCCATCGCGCGGGGCGGACGGAACAGTTGACCCATGATCATTCGCCGATCGGCGAACTGTCCGGCTTTGAAATTCTTGCCGATGAAAAGCGGACGGAAAGGGAGCACTGCAATATCATCACCCGCGCGGTCGGGGCCGATTCCGAACTCGAACTCGACATGATCAAGTTCGACATATCGGAAGGCGACACCTTTTTGCTGTGCAGCGACGGATTGGATAAGGAAGCGGGGCGGATCGAAATCGAAGAAATTCTGCAAACCGGCGATTCTCGGGAGCGCGCGGAATCCTTGATCGCGCTGGCCATGGATCGCGGCGCGCGGGACAATGTGACCGTGATTGTGGTGCAGGCGCCTTGA